Proteins co-encoded in one Pyramidobacter porci genomic window:
- a CDS encoding iron-sulfur cluster-binding protein, whose protein sequence is MIRDYDSRLLAKEQVAPDIWHLTFACPEIAENARPGNFVLLKTASGSAPLLRRPLGILDADPEKGTIETLFRVVGQGTALLAQAAPETSLSVRGPVGGQFGPFRHEKVWAVAGTLGIAPLLFLRRRLNAFDRLFLGVGNALWRSFADWVRARAPEMVLYSDDGSIGRKGFSIAGLEGQDLSGVSLACCGPNPMMKALYEQYGSQCDDIQVSLERRMGCGMGGCFGCVVDTTTGRRRVCIDGPVFQAREVKWDELHP, encoded by the coding sequence TTGATTCGCGATTACGATTCGCGGCTGCTTGCAAAGGAACAGGTCGCGCCGGACATCTGGCATTTGACCTTCGCGTGTCCAGAGATCGCTGAAAACGCCCGCCCGGGCAATTTCGTGCTGCTGAAAACGGCATCCGGTTCGGCGCCGCTGCTGCGCCGTCCGCTCGGCATCCTCGACGCCGATCCCGAAAAGGGGACGATCGAGACGCTCTTCCGTGTCGTCGGTCAAGGCACGGCGCTGCTGGCCCAAGCCGCGCCGGAAACGTCGCTTTCTGTGCGCGGGCCCGTGGGCGGGCAGTTCGGCCCGTTCAGGCACGAAAAAGTCTGGGCTGTGGCCGGCACGCTGGGCATCGCGCCGCTGCTGTTCCTGCGCCGCCGGCTGAACGCTTTCGACCGTCTGTTTCTCGGCGTCGGCAACGCCTTGTGGCGCAGCTTTGCCGATTGGGTGCGGGCCCGCGCGCCGGAGATGGTTTTGTACAGCGACGACGGCTCCATCGGACGCAAGGGATTTTCCATCGCCGGACTGGAAGGGCAGGATCTGAGCGGCGTGTCTCTGGCCTGCTGCGGTCCAAATCCGATGATGAAAGCGCTGTACGAACAGTACGGCTCGCAGTGCGACGACATCCAGGTCAGCCTTGAGCGCCGCATGGGCTGTGGCATGGGCGGCTGCTTCGGCTGCGTGGTCGACACCACGACGGGACGGCGGCGCGTCTGCATCGACGGCCCCGTGTTTCAGGCTAGGGAGGTGAAGTGGGATGAGCTGCATCCCTGA
- a CDS encoding dihydroorotase: protein MKPILFQRARLIDPDLKMDMAGDLLVENGVVSAVGAELPPAADAEKIDCGGAVLAPGLVDLHVHFRDPGQTEKETLETGCAAAANGGFTAVVTMANTKPVVDSPELIRRCIERNRTMDCRIYPAGAVTKGLGGKELTDFAALKEAGAVCLTDDGLTVGSGPLFYEAMEKAAAVGLPVSVHCEAPGFEGDRSMNRGEISKKLGLVGAPALAEELMIMRDVFFAEKTGARVHVQHVSSRRGVEIIAAAKARGVRVTGEATPHHMFLDETTVLECGANAKMSPPLRTADDAAAVREALISGVLDVVATDHAPHTPAEKALGIAKAPNGIIGLETSLGLCLDGLCRERGFSLSALVERMSAAPRRIFELPPVHLRPGSPADLMLFDPERRWRVDAAKFKSKARNCPFNGWTLSGTVLMTVLGGRIVCDRRDFAQSVV from the coding sequence ATGAAACCGATCCTGTTTCAAAGAGCGCGCCTGATCGACCCCGACCTGAAAATGGACATGGCGGGCGATCTGCTGGTCGAAAACGGCGTCGTTTCCGCCGTCGGGGCCGAGCTGCCGCCGGCCGCGGACGCCGAAAAGATCGACTGCGGCGGCGCGGTGCTGGCGCCCGGGCTGGTCGACCTGCACGTACATTTCCGCGACCCCGGCCAGACCGAGAAGGAAACGTTGGAAACGGGCTGCGCCGCCGCGGCCAACGGCGGCTTCACGGCCGTGGTGACGATGGCCAACACCAAGCCGGTCGTCGATTCGCCCGAGCTGATCCGTCGCTGCATCGAGCGCAACCGGACCATGGACTGCCGCATCTATCCCGCGGGGGCGGTCACCAAGGGGCTGGGCGGCAAAGAGCTGACCGACTTTGCGGCGCTGAAGGAAGCCGGCGCGGTCTGCTTGACCGACGACGGTCTTACCGTCGGCAGCGGGCCGCTGTTCTACGAGGCCATGGAGAAGGCGGCCGCCGTCGGCCTGCCCGTGAGCGTGCACTGCGAGGCCCCGGGCTTCGAAGGCGACCGCTCCATGAACCGCGGCGAGATCTCCAAAAAACTCGGCCTCGTCGGCGCGCCGGCGCTGGCCGAGGAACTGATGATCATGCGCGACGTGTTCTTCGCCGAGAAGACGGGCGCGCGCGTGCATGTGCAGCACGTCAGCTCGCGCCGCGGCGTCGAGATCATCGCAGCGGCGAAAGCCCGCGGCGTGCGCGTCACCGGCGAGGCCACGCCGCATCACATGTTCCTCGACGAGACGACGGTCCTCGAATGCGGCGCCAACGCCAAAATGAGCCCGCCGCTGCGCACAGCCGACGACGCGGCGGCCGTGCGCGAGGCGCTGATAAGCGGCGTGCTCGACGTGGTCGCCACCGATCACGCGCCGCACACGCCGGCCGAAAAAGCCCTCGGCATCGCCAAGGCTCCGAACGGCATCATCGGTTTGGAAACGTCGCTGGGGCTGTGCCTCGACGGCCTGTGCCGCGAGCGCGGCTTTTCGCTTTCCGCGCTGGTGGAGCGCATGAGCGCCGCGCCGCGGCGTATCTTCGAGCTGCCGCCCGTGCATCTGCGCCCCGGTTCGCCGGCCGATCTGATGCTGTTCGATCCCGAACGCCGCTGGCGCGTGGACGCCGCGAAGTTCAAGTCGAAAGCGCGCAACTGCCCGTTCAACGGCTGGACGCTGAGCGGCACGGTCTTGATGACCGTGCTGGGCGGGCGGATCGTCTGTGACCGGCGAGATTTCGCGCAATCGGTTGTATAA
- a CDS encoding Zn-dependent hydrolase has translation MSGFERVQELIATISQTGRGERGVSRLALTDADRQARDIVVEEMKALGMSVTTDACCNLWGRFEGSSDRPGVVIGSHLDSVPEGGRYDGALGVACGLGATRDILAENPPPRRSLSVVVFTAEESSRFSLATIGSKAATGNLSLMDTLRFRDRQGVTLLDALRDFGGRPEQIPRDCLAPASYHSYFELHIEQGPVLDWNGEDVGIVEAIAAPTRFMLEVVGEQAHSGACPMNMRRDAMAAAAEIVLAVERAGRAESEFGTVATVGVCECFPGAMNVVPGRVVLKVDVRGIVEKSIRRACDEIKARVESVCAERGVRVNFTLYSADKPVAMDGLLARRIENVCKDLKVKYRRMPSGAGHDAMYMATLIPSALIFVPCKDGVSHNPAEAVDWRRVRSGYEVLLQTVKDIVR, from the coding sequence ATGTCGGGTTTCGAACGCGTTCAAGAGCTGATCGCGACGATTTCTCAGACCGGCCGCGGCGAGCGGGGCGTTTCCCGCCTCGCCCTGACCGATGCGGATCGCCAGGCGCGCGATATTGTCGTCGAGGAAATGAAGGCCCTGGGCATGTCGGTGACGACCGACGCCTGCTGCAATCTGTGGGGGCGTTTCGAGGGAAGCTCGGATCGCCCCGGCGTGGTGATCGGTTCACATCTGGATTCCGTGCCCGAGGGAGGACGCTACGACGGAGCGCTCGGCGTGGCCTGCGGGCTGGGCGCGACGCGCGACATCCTCGCGGAAAATCCGCCCCCGCGGCGTTCGCTGTCGGTGGTGGTCTTCACCGCGGAAGAATCGAGCCGCTTCTCGCTGGCGACGATCGGCAGCAAGGCGGCGACGGGCAATCTGTCGCTGATGGACACGCTGCGCTTTAGAGACAGGCAGGGCGTGACGCTGCTCGACGCGCTGCGCGATTTCGGCGGGCGTCCAGAGCAGATTCCGCGCGACTGTCTGGCGCCGGCGTCATATCATTCCTATTTCGAGCTGCACATCGAGCAGGGGCCTGTACTCGACTGGAACGGCGAGGACGTGGGCATCGTCGAGGCGATCGCCGCGCCGACGCGTTTCATGCTCGAAGTGGTCGGAGAACAAGCCCATTCCGGCGCCTGCCCGATGAACATGCGTCGCGACGCCATGGCGGCTGCGGCGGAGATCGTCCTCGCCGTCGAGCGCGCCGGCCGCGCGGAAAGCGAGTTCGGCACGGTGGCGACCGTGGGCGTGTGCGAGTGTTTCCCCGGCGCCATGAACGTGGTGCCCGGACGGGTCGTGCTGAAAGTGGACGTGCGCGGCATCGTCGAAAAAAGCATCCGCCGCGCCTGTGACGAGATTAAGGCGCGCGTCGAGAGCGTCTGCGCCGAACGCGGCGTGAGGGTGAACTTCACGCTCTATTCGGCGGACAAGCCCGTCGCCATGGACGGTCTGCTGGCGCGCCGCATCGAAAACGTCTGCAAAGACTTGAAGGTCAAATACCGGCGCATGCCCAGCGGCGCGGGACACGACGCCATGTACATGGCCACGCTGATCCCTTCGGCGTTGATTTTCGTGCCGTGCAAGGACGGCGTCAGCCACAACCCGGCCGAAGCGGTGGACTGGCGGCGCGTGCGTTCCGGCTATGAGGTGCTGCTCCAGACGGTGAAGGATATCGTTCGGTAA
- a CDS encoding TRAP transporter large permease has product MTVFLMCALLALLFGSVPIFVALAAAVLASMLLFTGLDPMVLAQRMFGGLDKFSLMSMPFFIFAANLMDTGGLSKRILKWTRSLVGARKGGLAYTTQCTCMIFGALCGSSPATVVAMGRVLYPELIESGYPQDFSAGLITSSGSVALIIPPSVTLIMYAAATGVSVGSLFMSGVSAGIVYGLATVVYIWYFARHHDLRVSAPSSRGEIVRNTLEAGWSLMVPVIILGGIYCGVFTPTEAAGISAVYALFVGVAVYREITWAKLFDVCLRSAVTCAQVMILVAAATSFAWFLTVARIPQMVTAAIIENVKTPWAFIAMVNVILLVVGMFMEGIAAIVILAPLFFPIAQQMGIDPLHLGIVMVSNLALGNFTPPFGLNLFVAAGVTGLPMSKIIGAVTKFIVVSIVGLLVISYVPSLSTFLPALVYGR; this is encoded by the coding sequence ATGACGGTCTTTCTGATGTGCGCGCTGCTGGCGCTGCTTTTCGGCAGCGTGCCGATCTTCGTCGCTCTGGCGGCGGCCGTGCTGGCTTCGATGCTGCTTTTCACGGGACTCGATCCGATGGTGCTGGCGCAGCGTATGTTCGGCGGGCTCGACAAGTTCTCGCTGATGTCGATGCCGTTCTTCATTTTTGCCGCCAATCTGATGGACACGGGCGGACTCTCCAAGCGCATCCTCAAGTGGACGCGCAGTCTCGTGGGGGCGCGCAAGGGCGGACTAGCCTACACGACGCAGTGCACCTGCATGATCTTCGGCGCGCTCTGCGGCTCCAGCCCGGCGACGGTGGTCGCCATGGGGCGCGTGCTCTATCCCGAGCTGATCGAAAGCGGCTATCCGCAGGATTTTTCCGCCGGTCTGATCACGTCGTCGGGATCCGTGGCGCTGATCATCCCCCCCAGCGTGACGCTGATCATGTACGCGGCGGCCACGGGGGTGTCGGTGGGCTCGCTGTTCATGTCGGGCGTCAGCGCCGGGATCGTCTACGGGCTGGCGACAGTCGTCTACATCTGGTACTTCGCGCGCCATCACGATCTTAGAGTCTCGGCACCCTCCAGCCGCGGCGAGATCGTCCGCAACACGCTGGAAGCCGGCTGGTCGCTGATGGTTCCGGTGATCATCCTCGGCGGCATTTACTGCGGCGTGTTCACGCCCACCGAGGCCGCGGGGATTTCCGCCGTTTACGCGCTGTTCGTCGGCGTGGCGGTCTACCGCGAGATCACCTGGGCAAAGCTGTTCGATGTGTGTCTGCGTTCGGCCGTGACCTGCGCGCAGGTGATGATCCTCGTCGCGGCGGCCACGAGCTTCGCCTGGTTCCTCACCGTGGCGCGTATCCCGCAGATGGTCACGGCGGCGATTATCGAAAACGTCAAAACGCCCTGGGCGTTCATCGCCATGGTCAACGTCATTCTGCTGGTCGTGGGCATGTTCATGGAAGGCATCGCCGCTATCGTCATCCTCGCGCCGCTGTTCTTCCCGATCGCGCAGCAGATGGGCATCGACCCGCTGCACCTGGGCATCGTCATGGTCTCCAATCTGGCGCTGGGCAACTTCACGCCGCCGTTCGGGCTGAACCTGTTCGTGGCCGCGGGCGTGACGGGGCTGCCGATGTCGAAGATCATCGGCGCGGTGACGAAGTTCATCGTCGTCTCGATCGTCGGCCTGTTGGTCATCTCCTACGTGCCGTCGCTGTCCACGTTCCTGCCGGCGCTGGTGTACGGCCGTTAG
- a CDS encoding TRAP transporter small permease: MLRFLGKIEEIFCASALLITAFVLFVNVVLRYVFSASTSWAEELIRYLMIWITFIGGSVCVRKGAHIRMDFLLGMLPEKVAGALTRLVYLIAAGFCAALFRYSYQLVRFTVELEQTSPAMGIPMWIPYLAMPLGSALMTLRFVRAACGKEDA; this comes from the coding sequence ATGCTCAGGTTCCTCGGGAAGATTGAGGAGATTTTCTGCGCGTCCGCTCTGCTGATAACGGCTTTTGTGCTGTTCGTCAACGTGGTGCTGCGCTATGTTTTCAGCGCCAGCACGAGCTGGGCCGAAGAGCTGATCCGCTATCTGATGATCTGGATCACTTTTATCGGCGGGAGCGTTTGCGTTCGGAAGGGCGCTCATATCCGCATGGATTTTCTGCTCGGCATGCTGCCCGAAAAGGTCGCCGGCGCGCTGACGCGGCTGGTCTATCTGATCGCGGCGGGATTCTGCGCGGCGCTGTTCCGGTACAGCTATCAGCTGGTGCGGTTCACCGTGGAACTCGAACAGACTTCGCCGGCGATGGGAATTCCCATGTGGATTCCCTATCTGGCCATGCCGCTGGGCTCGGCGCTGATGACGCTGCGCTTCGTTCGGGCCGCGTGCGGGAAGGAGGACGCCTGA
- a CDS encoding TRAP transporter substrate-binding protein encodes MKKFASLFLAVSMAASASLAAAAEYPSMNVRLSHNQPVGSPEDVGAQTFKKLMEEKSGGRITVDVFPQMQLGSMREQAEMVQMGTLEMSVQPTSVLTPFVEELSVIDFPFLWTDKDELYRIMDGEVGGKFYAFCEKKGFKTLGLWASGFKQMTTRGRPVNAPEDLKGMKIRVMPSPQLVEQYKSWGANPIPIEYAELYNALQQNIVDGQENPLQTIAMAKLYEVQDYLTISDHGFLGYLFIVNSRWFEKQSEDVRNLIVECERGAREAERAAQSEGEAKFLEQIKQSKIAVGELTDENRAKFIEVSKPLHDKFVDGSATKTELLKAVYAAKEAR; translated from the coding sequence GTGAAGAAGTTCGCAAGTCTGTTTCTCGCCGTTTCGATGGCCGCTTCGGCGTCGCTGGCGGCCGCGGCGGAGTATCCGTCGATGAACGTCCGTCTCAGCCACAACCAGCCCGTCGGCAGTCCGGAGGACGTCGGCGCCCAGACGTTCAAGAAGTTGATGGAAGAAAAATCCGGCGGCAGGATCACCGTGGACGTGTTCCCGCAGATGCAGCTCGGCTCGATGCGCGAGCAGGCCGAGATGGTGCAGATGGGCACGCTGGAGATGTCCGTGCAGCCCACTTCCGTGCTGACGCCCTTCGTCGAGGAACTGAGCGTCATCGATTTCCCGTTTCTGTGGACCGACAAGGACGAGCTGTACCGCATCATGGACGGCGAAGTCGGCGGGAAATTCTACGCCTTCTGCGAGAAGAAAGGCTTCAAGACGCTGGGGCTGTGGGCTTCGGGCTTTAAACAGATGACGACCAGGGGCAGGCCCGTGAACGCGCCCGAGGATCTCAAAGGCATGAAGATCCGCGTCATGCCCAGCCCGCAGCTGGTGGAGCAGTACAAATCGTGGGGGGCCAACCCGATCCCGATCGAGTACGCCGAGCTGTACAACGCGCTGCAGCAGAACATCGTCGACGGTCAGGAGAACCCTCTGCAGACCATCGCCATGGCCAAGCTGTACGAGGTGCAGGATTATCTGACGATCTCCGATCACGGCTTCCTCGGTTATCTGTTCATCGTCAACAGCCGCTGGTTCGAAAAGCAGAGCGAGGACGTGCGGAACCTGATCGTCGAGTGCGAACGCGGCGCCCGCGAAGCGGAGCGCGCGGCCCAGTCGGAGGGCGAGGCCAAGTTCCTCGAGCAGATCAAGCAGTCCAAGATCGCCGTCGGCGAGCTGACGGACGAGAACCGCGCCAAGTTCATCGAAGTCAGCAAACCGTTGCACGACAAGTTCGTGGACGGTTCCGCGACCAAAACGGAATTGCTGAAGGCGGTTTACGCGGCCAAGGAAGCGCGCTGA
- a CDS encoding HAD family hydrolase, with product MEFAGALFDLDGTLIDSADVWARIDAEFLRRRGLAVPDDYMCAVSSKKFSEAAVYTIARFGLDETAEALAAEWLEMARREYGSGVFLRPHAGEYLRWLKARGVKLGTVTGLPHSLAEAALKNNGVYALFDAFTSADETPCGKEHPAVYLLAARRLGVTPADCAVFEDVPACLESARAAGMKVFAVRNAQNESLWGSMCRGAIPVADFCELMTNAARGSACSRRDEK from the coding sequence ATGGAGTTTGCGGGAGCGCTGTTCGACCTTGACGGCACGCTGATCGATTCGGCGGACGTGTGGGCGCGCATCGACGCGGAATTTCTGCGCCGGCGCGGGCTGGCCGTGCCTGACGATTACATGTGCGCCGTCAGCTCGAAGAAGTTCAGCGAAGCGGCTGTGTACACGATCGCGCGGTTCGGCCTCGACGAGACGGCGGAAGCCCTGGCGGCGGAATGGCTGGAAATGGCCCGCCGGGAGTACGGCAGCGGCGTTTTCCTGCGCCCTCATGCCGGCGAATATCTGCGCTGGCTTAAGGCACGCGGCGTGAAGCTCGGCACGGTGACGGGGCTGCCGCACTCGCTGGCCGAAGCGGCGCTGAAAAACAACGGCGTCTACGCCCTCTTCGACGCTTTCACGTCGGCCGACGAAACGCCGTGCGGCAAGGAACACCCCGCGGTCTATCTGCTGGCGGCCCGCCGTCTCGGTGTCACGCCGGCGGACTGCGCCGTCTTCGAGGACGTGCCGGCCTGCCTCGAAAGCGCCCGCGCCGCCGGCATGAAGGTCTTCGCCGTGCGCAACGCTCAGAACGAATCTCTGTGGGGGAGCATGTGCCGCGGCGCGATCCCCGTTGCGGACTTTTGCGAGCTGATGACGAACGCGGCGCGCGGGAGCGCCTGTTCTCGGCGGGATGAAAAGTAA
- a CDS encoding MBL fold metallo-hydrolase: MAHMPDNRLVAAGAESLTLIRLPLAGQAGFEEFLGSWLLRSPAETALVDCGVTGSYAHLKKALDELEAAPDWLLLTHIHLDHAGAAGRLCRDYPRLKVFCCERAAAHLIAPEKLWQATAATLGEAMAAAYQPPLPVPASALVAREQLPPAWRVIDTPGHAAHHVSFLRRLAGRRLCFGGEALGVIPGDGVASWFADGRWQGGIRPATPPRYVPEIGRESMKKLAAADWDLFCAGHFGASSDRTLPERALKQNLFWEETIAQALQDGLSEDETVELLRREDPELANIARYAAGAQSREAYFLGNSVRGFARFLGRNV; the protein is encoded by the coding sequence ATGGCGCACATGCCCGACAACCGACTCGTCGCCGCCGGCGCCGAGTCGCTGACGTTGATTCGCCTGCCGCTGGCTGGACAGGCGGGGTTTGAGGAGTTCCTCGGCTCGTGGCTGCTGCGCTCCCCCGCCGAAACGGCGCTGGTCGACTGCGGCGTGACGGGCTCCTACGCGCATCTGAAAAAAGCGCTCGACGAGCTGGAAGCCGCGCCCGACTGGCTGCTGCTCACCCACATCCACCTCGACCACGCCGGCGCGGCCGGACGTCTGTGCCGCGACTATCCGCGGCTGAAAGTGTTCTGCTGCGAGCGCGCCGCCGCGCACCTGATCGCGCCCGAAAAGCTCTGGCAGGCGACAGCCGCCACGCTGGGCGAGGCGATGGCCGCCGCCTATCAGCCGCCGCTGCCCGTACCCGCTTCCGCTCTCGTCGCGCGCGAACAGCTGCCCCCCGCGTGGCGCGTCATCGACACGCCAGGGCACGCCGCGCACCACGTCTCGTTCCTGCGCCGCTTGGCGGGACGGCGCCTCTGCTTCGGCGGCGAAGCGCTCGGCGTCATCCCCGGCGACGGCGTCGCGAGCTGGTTCGCCGACGGCCGCTGGCAGGGCGGCATCCGTCCCGCCACGCCGCCCCGCTACGTGCCGGAAATCGGCCGCGAGAGCATGAAAAAACTCGCCGCGGCGGATTGGGACCTGTTCTGCGCCGGGCACTTCGGCGCCTCGTCCGACCGCACGCTGCCTGAACGGGCGCTGAAGCAGAACCTTTTCTGGGAAGAAACGATCGCCCAGGCCCTGCAAGACGGCCTGAGCGAAGACGAAACGGTTGAATTGCTGCGGCGCGAAGACCCCGAGCTGGCCAACATCGCCCGCTACGCCGCGGGTGCGCAGAGCCGCGAAGCGTACTTCCTCGGCAACAGCGTGCGCGGCTTCGCGCGCTTTCTGGGGCGGAACGTCTGA
- a CDS encoding dicarboxylate/amino acid:cation symporter: MGFIFKTWNKLSLFTRIMIGFALGVAAGLVFGKQAAVLKPLGTILTNLLTMVVAPLVLCLLVCAAADVGDGKKLGRMGVKTVIIFLASTACAIVIGLIFANLMQVGTGVSIEIAKESAKTTAKQISMLDTLISIIPKNPFEALSKQNLLQIIFFALLLGFALMKIGPSGQALLDMFRAGQEAMKKITTIVLEFTPYGVFGLMAQVVGANGPDILIPYIKAIAAMYIASFLYLVVVQAGVMAGLIGRVGPLRFLKTMKEAMTFVFATCSSVATIPLNLECTKKLGVDEETANFVIPFGAVMNMNGTAIYEAIAVVFTAQIFGVPLTVADQVMIMLTATLASIGTAGVPGSGLVMLTIVLTSVHLPMEAIGLLAGIDRILNMARVIPNIVGDAATALIVSRSEGTFKAPEPTGGR, translated from the coding sequence ATGGGATTCATCTTCAAAACGTGGAACAAGCTGAGTCTGTTTACGCGCATCATGATCGGCTTCGCGCTGGGTGTCGCCGCGGGGCTGGTCTTCGGCAAACAGGCCGCGGTGCTGAAACCGCTGGGAACGATCCTCACCAATCTGCTGACGATGGTGGTAGCGCCGCTGGTGCTCTGCCTGCTGGTCTGCGCGGCCGCCGACGTGGGCGACGGCAAGAAGCTGGGGCGCATGGGCGTGAAGACGGTGATCATTTTTCTTGCCAGCACCGCGTGTGCCATCGTGATCGGACTGATTTTCGCCAATCTTATGCAGGTCGGCACGGGCGTCAGCATCGAGATCGCCAAGGAATCGGCGAAGACGACGGCCAAGCAGATCTCCATGCTCGACACGCTGATCAGCATCATTCCCAAGAATCCTTTCGAAGCGTTGTCGAAGCAGAATCTGCTGCAGATCATTTTCTTTGCGCTGCTGCTGGGCTTCGCGCTGATGAAGATCGGCCCCTCGGGGCAAGCCTTGCTGGACATGTTCCGCGCCGGTCAGGAAGCGATGAAAAAGATCACCACCATCGTGCTCGAGTTCACGCCTTACGGCGTTTTCGGCCTGATGGCGCAGGTCGTGGGAGCCAACGGCCCGGATATCCTCATCCCTTACATCAAGGCGATCGCGGCCATGTACATCGCCTCGTTCCTCTATCTGGTCGTCGTCCAGGCCGGAGTGATGGCGGGGCTGATCGGCCGCGTCGGCCCGCTTCGTTTCCTGAAAACGATGAAGGAAGCGATGACCTTCGTCTTCGCCACCTGCTCCAGCGTCGCCACGATTCCGCTTAACCTCGAATGCACGAAAAAACTCGGCGTCGACGAGGAGACGGCCAACTTCGTGATCCCTTTCGGCGCCGTCATGAACATGAACGGCACCGCCATTTACGAGGCCATCGCCGTGGTCTTCACGGCCCAGATCTTCGGCGTGCCGCTGACCGTCGCCGATCAGGTCATGATCATGCTCACCGCCACGCTGGCTTCCATCGGCACGGCCGGCGTGCCCGGCTCCGGGCTGGTGATGCTGACGATCGTGCTGACTTCGGTGCATCTTCCCATGGAAGCGATCGGGCTGCTGGCCGGCATCGACCGCATCCTCAACATGGCCCGCGTGATTCCGAACATTGTCGGCGACGCGGCCACGGCGCTGATTGTCTCCCGTTCCGAAGGCACGTTCAAAGCCCCGGAGCCGACCGGCGGGCGGTGA
- a CDS encoding UxaA family hydrolase, which yields MQFWGYKRQEGRAGIRNHVLILPTCACGSESARIVASQVRGAVNIVFNTGCSDVAANTAMSQKVLTGFACNPNVFGVVIVGLGCETVGHAQLREKIRKMTGKPVASFGIQEEGGTLRTIEKAVRAARDMAAEAAMQHKELCDMSNLLLGIECGGSDATSGIASNPAVGELSDLLVDLGASTIMSESIEWIGAEHVVARRAATPELHNKIIEICRDYEEHLKAAGQDCRAGQPTPGNKAGGLSTLDEKSLGCIRKGGTRPIVEVLEQAERPTKHGAIVMDTAGYDISSVTSMVAGGCNAVIFTTGRGTPTGNAIVPVLKVTANARTYQMMDDNMDVDLSGIVKGTTTYRESGRELLAVIGDVCNGKMTKAEIYGFSDVAIDHVCRFV from the coding sequence ATGCAGTTCTGGGGGTACAAGCGCCAAGAGGGGCGCGCGGGCATCCGCAATCACGTGCTGATCCTGCCCACGTGCGCCTGCGGCAGCGAGAGCGCGCGCATCGTCGCGTCGCAAGTGCGCGGCGCCGTGAACATCGTCTTCAACACCGGCTGTTCCGACGTGGCGGCGAACACGGCCATGTCGCAGAAAGTGCTGACGGGCTTCGCCTGCAATCCCAACGTTTTCGGCGTCGTCATCGTCGGTCTCGGCTGCGAGACGGTGGGGCACGCGCAGCTGCGCGAAAAGATTCGGAAGATGACCGGCAAGCCGGTGGCGTCCTTTGGCATTCAGGAGGAAGGCGGCACGCTCAGAACCATCGAAAAGGCGGTGCGCGCCGCGCGCGACATGGCCGCCGAAGCCGCCATGCAGCACAAGGAACTGTGCGACATGTCGAATCTTCTGCTGGGCATCGAGTGCGGCGGTTCCGACGCCACCTCGGGCATCGCCAGCAATCCCGCCGTCGGCGAGCTCAGCGACCTGCTCGTGGATCTCGGCGCTTCGACGATCATGAGCGAGTCCATCGAATGGATCGGCGCCGAACACGTTGTCGCCCGGCGCGCGGCGACGCCGGAGCTTCACAACAAAATCATCGAAATCTGCCGGGATTACGAAGAGCACCTCAAGGCGGCGGGGCAGGACTGCCGCGCCGGCCAGCCCACGCCCGGCAACAAGGCGGGCGGCCTTTCCACGCTCGACGAGAAGAGTCTCGGCTGCATCCGCAAGGGCGGCACGCGTCCCATCGTCGAAGTGCTGGAACAGGCCGAACGCCCCACGAAGCACGGCGCCATCGTCATGGACACGGCAGGCTACGACATCTCCTCCGTCACTTCCATGGTGGCCGGCGGCTGCAACGCCGTGATCTTCACCACGGGGCGCGGCACGCCGACGGGCAACGCCATCGTGCCCGTGCTCAAGGTGACGGCCAACGCCCGCACGTATCAGATGATGGACGACAACATGGACGTCGATCTGAGCGGCATTGTCAAGGGCACGACGACGTATCGGGAAAGCGGCAGGGAACTGCTCGCGGTCATCGGAGACGTCTGCAACGGCAAGATGACCAAGGCCGAAATTTACGGTTTTTCCGACGTCGCGATCGATCACGTGTGTCGCTTTGTCTGA
- a CDS encoding UxaA family hydrolase, protein MNINALLMDEKDNVVTCVEEIPAGAPVVYRRGGELCTLTAEETIPYCHKVALVSLNEGDEVIKYGELIGRTSAPIAKGHWVSHENIFSVPRDYASEML, encoded by the coding sequence GTGAACATCAACGCCTTGCTCATGGACGAAAAGGACAACGTGGTCACTTGCGTCGAAGAAATCCCGGCCGGCGCCCCGGTCGTCTATCGCCGCGGCGGCGAGCTCTGCACGCTCACGGCGGAGGAGACGATTCCCTATTGCCACAAGGTCGCGCTGGTCTCGCTGAACGAGGGGGACGAAGTGATCAAGTACGGCGAGCTGATCGGCCGCACCTCGGCACCGATCGCGAAGGGACACTGGGTCTCGCACGAGAATATTTTCAGCGTGCCGCGGGATTATGCCAGCGAAATGCTTTAA